The following proteins come from a genomic window of Rutidosis leptorrhynchoides isolate AG116_Rl617_1_P2 chromosome 10, CSIRO_AGI_Rlap_v1, whole genome shotgun sequence:
- the LOC139873032 gene encoding pathogenesis-related protein 1B-like has protein sequence MGHWYCISFFLVLSIALLSSCHAHDAGNSQEDYVSVHNCIRKVLNIPPLQYDPALEQAAQAWADQRKDCKLIHSDRCGENMAFGPSVTSRVFPLNITYAVQMWLDERRDYDCKENKCKKMCGHYTQIVWKNTQKVGCARSPCSDGTCFVVVCNYDPPGNVVGEVPY, from the exons ATGGGTCATTGGTATTGTATCTCATTTTTTCTTGTTTTATCCATTGCATTACTAAGTTCATGTCATGCACACGACGCAGGCAACTCACAAGAAGACTACGTTTCGGTCCATAATTGTATCCGGAAAGTACTGAATATTCCCCCTTTGCAATACGACCCCGCATTAGAACAAGCTGCACAAGCGTGGGCCGATCAAAGGAAGGATTGTAAGTTGATACATTCTGATAGGTGCGGTGAAAACATGGCGTTTGGAccaagtgtaacatcccgcgtttttcc CCTCAATATTACGTACGCAGTGCAAATGTGGCTTGATGAAAGAAGGGACTACGATTGCAAAGAAAACAAATGTAAAAAGATGTGTGGTCATTATACTCAAATTGTTTGGAAAAACACACAAAAAGTTGGATGTGCTAGGAGCCCATGTAGCGATGGTACCTGTTTCGTCGTTGTTTGCAATTATGATCCTCCTGGTAACGTTGTTGGCGAGGTTCCTTACTAG
- the LOC139873033 gene encoding ergosterol biosynthetic protein 28 gives MKGLGIWLMLVGSLRLASVWFGFVDIWALRRAVFSQTTMTEIHGRTFGVWTLLTCTLCFLCAFNLDNKPLYLATFLSFIYALGHFATEYFIYHTMAIQNLATVGFFAGTSIIWMLLQWNAHKPQIPLKKE, from the exons ATGAAAGGTTTGGGAATATGGTTGATGTTAGTTGGTTCACTCCGTTTAGCCTCCGTTTGGTTCGGTTTCGTTGACATTTGGGCTCTCCGTCGCGCCGTCTTCTCTCAGACCACCA TGACTGAAATTCATGGGAGGACGTTTGGCGTTTGGACGCTTCTCACTTGCACTCTCTGTTTCCTTTGTGCGTTTAACCTTGACAACAAACCGCTTTACCTTGCgacatttttatcattcatctacGCGCTTGGTCACTTTGCAACTGAATACTTTATTTATCACACAATGGCCATACAAAATCTTGCAACAGTTGGTTTCTTTGCAG GTACATCGATAATATGGATGCTCTTACAATGGAATGCGCATAAGCCTCAAATTCCATTGAAGAAGGAATGA